The stretch of DNA CAATCTCCACATACTGGGTAGAGATAGAGTAAAGTTAATTGGCCCTCCCAGAAAGATTCCAGCTAAGTTAAGCAGCCACATTTAAATACACACTCACTACCCCATTACTTAGACTTCACTGAAGCACAAAGTCTTGATTCTTAGTCTGGTTCCCTCACAGTTCAGTCAGACTCTGTGAGGCAGATGGGAAAGAAACTATTCTTTCTTTTAGTATCTACTGTTGCTTCAATACTAGCAATAAGGGGACTGTGCTGCCAGGTTAGCAGAATCTCATCAGGAAACTACAATCCTGGCAGAAATCAACTCAACTTTATAAATCTGCATATAACAGTACTAATTTGAATAAcactgagtcaaaaaaaaaaaacacttttcgttcaaaaaaacacatttgaaaaggaAATCTTCAGCACTACCACAAAATCTATTACAGCTAAATTTCaaaagtgagagagaagaaataaggTACAAACATCAAGgatttcttcatatcttttggCTGTTCGTTTTAGATCATCATCTTTCTCGgcaatttttttaagtaactgaTTTGTCTCTTCTTGATGGCTTTCTAAAagttcagcctccacctcctgggccttatctaataaataaaaatggacacagGCAAGAAAACACATTAGTCAAGAGTTAATATTTACATCTCAGTTTCAGTAACAATTCTCATTCcaattaattttgatatttaattttatataagcaTTGTAAGATGTTTAATGAGACATCTAACTCAACAGTGATCAAATGTATCCTTTCCCTGAGCAAAAGTGTCTTTACAAGGTAACTAATTAGCTAATACTTTCCGATTGTTTTACCTGCTCCCCCTCTCCTTAAGGTAAGTCATTGCCAGGCAGGGCAGGTTCCCAATAGAGAACGTTATTGGGCAAGGATTATTTCTTCTCCAGTTTAATGACTTAATGCACTTACCACAAAGTGCAAAAACAATAAGCTTAAATTATAGCCTCTGCTGATATAATTGTTCCTTCTGGAACTTAAACTTTTACttactgatagtttcttttatgGTCATTTCCAGCTCTTGCTCCTTTTGTGCCAGCTGCGTATTAAACTCCCTCATCAGCTGTTTTAATGTGGAATTGTGCTTCAGTTCAAGATCTTCCTGCTCCTGTCTGAGTAACAAAAATTTACAGTAAACTGTGGCCACACAAAGAACAAGCTGCAAGGAACTACCTGGTCTTCAAAACAGTGCATTGAGTTCACtgtatgaaaacatttttgagagagagagagagagagagagagtgtgtgtgtgtgtgtgtggtgtgtgtccaGGTACAGAAAACACTTCTGGAGGGACATATCAACTATGATTACCTCTAAGGGAGTGGTCCTAGGGACCACAgaatttttgctttccattttaatttttttcaaaacacatctatattatataataatactgCTAATACCAAAAACAATGAAacgaaaagaaaataattacttggATATATCCCTAATAACCAGAATCTTGTACACAAGAAAAGGTTTTTCTCCCCTAAATGGACATGGAATAACACTGTCACTTGCCCTAAATTGTTTTTACTTCTCCTCATATTTAACATACTGGATTTATGTTTAATACTTTGGGTTGGTGAAACTTacccaaataatttaaaataactgtattaggcacaaaaaaaaaaaaagagagagacttcatTAAGGACTGCCATAAAAATATTCAGGCTGATATAAAACTTACttgattttctcttccctttcttgttCATACTCTTTCTTTAGTATTTCTAATTCTTGCTGATGCTCCTTTCTCAACATTCGAAGGTCTTTCTGCAGTCTAACAATCTCCTTGCCCAGTTTCTGTTTCTCCCGTTCTGCCCCTGCTAATTTAAACTCCAGGTCATTGTGCTGGGCTTCCATGTTACTAAGCAATTTGGGTTGGACCAAATGTGATTTGGACTTTTCGTCAGTGTTTTCTTCCAAAAGTTCTGTGGGTTTATTTTTTCCATCCATCTGTTGTAAAGCctgtaatttttcatattttgaggTCAACGCTTCCATTTCAACTCTATGTACTTCTTTCTGTCTTACTAAGCAGGAATCCAGCTCTTTTATCTTTTGCTCCAAGATTTGACAGGATAGTTCCTTCTCCTGGAGGATTTTCTGGACATCGTCAAACACATTTTCCAAGTTTTGCTTTGCCTGTATGTTATTTTTACATCCTTCTTCTTCCACATGCTGGGATACTATCAAggaatatttcttgtttttttcttcaagttcttCTTGAAGATGACCTATCATAACTTGATCTTCATGTTGCTTCGCCTCAGCATGTTCTAGCTTTATTAAGAGCTCCTGGTATTTGCACTGCATTTCAGAATGAGAAGAAACAGTCTCTTCTTTTTCCTGCCCTACCCTCGgcaatagcttttctttttcagttaaatttctttgtaaaatactgattttttcttcatgtgtctTCTGCATACAGCCTTGGGAATCTGATTCTTGTCCAGTACATGCTGCCACATTTTTTGCTGATCTGGGTACAATTAATGTTTCTGATTGTGAACTTTCCACTGACTTAAGTTTTTCTTCCAAGATGTgaacttccctttctttttcctgcaATTTTGTATTTAACTCACTCAAATGGCTTTCTGTACCTTTTTTATactgctcttctttctcttccatttgAGATAACAACTGCTTCTTAATGGCAGCAATTttttgttcagcttttttcttCAACTCTGCTAATTTTGCAGCACTTTCTGACTCAAGCCTATCTTCCAATGCCTTTAACTCCTCCTCTTTGCTCTTCACACTTAAATTCACATgttctaattctttcttcttagtTTCAAGTTCAGCTTTCATGGAATAAACTTGGTTTTCAAGTGTTAAGattttttcttcagcttctttAACCCTGTTGTCCTTTTCCTCTCCTAACTCTTGAAAATGTTGAAGTTTCTGAACCAATTCTTCGTGTTCAATATCCTTTTGTTGATTGTAATTTTTAAGAACTTCATTTAAGGTCTCTATTTCAATCGTTTTCTGGGTAATATGGTCCTCTAATTCCACAATTCTTGCTGTTTGAgtctttaattctgtttctaAATTACACTCCTTTTTCTCCATCTTGCTCTTCTTGTCTTCCATTTCACCCTTTAAACAATCAAATCTTTTATTTTGCTGATCAAGGTCTTCCTTCAATAAATTTATCTTCTCATCCTTTTCATGAGCttcctttaattttaattcaagcTGAATCTGCAATTCTTTAATAGTGTTTTGATGCTGTGTAAATCTTGACTGTGCTTTCTTCTTCCATTCTGAGAATTTATTGGACCAGTGATCTACCTGCTCAAGAGCAGAAATTTTCTCTTTACTCAGAGTATCAACTTTTAAAGATAAATCTTGCACCTGATCCAGCaattcatgtttttcttcatcATATTGCTTTCTTAGTGATGAAATGGCTGCTTCTTTTTCAGATAGGCTGATACTATTTTGAAGCTGAACATTCAAATCAGTTAGTTGTTTACTAAGACTGctaatctcaatttttttttctttaagctcttCTTTCATCAATGTGACAGCATTGATGTTTTCAGATAACTCTTTCTTCAACTGTGTTATACAAGACTCCTTTTCAGAAGCAGCCTGTTGCTGATTGCCTCCTTCCTTCTGTAAGGCTTCTTTTTCTGTTAGAAGACTTTCAATATCAGCCTTCATGCtcttaatttgattttctttttcttctaactgATGAGTAGCCtgttgaaaagaaatatttagtgcATTCTGTTCCTCTGTCAACTGTCTAAGCTGTGCTTCTAATTCAGAAACTGTGCAAGTTTTAATTAACAGTGCCTCCTTAACTTTAGTTGTATGGTGCTGACAATGAGAAATCCTAGAGAGAATGGCATTAGTTTTACTACTACTAATGTTGATTAGCTCATTTGTTTTAGCTTCTAGTAAGGCTTCGGTTTTCTTACAGCAAATATCTAGCTGAATCGCTAGTTCCTCAGACAGTTTTTTAAATTCCAAGCTCTTGTCCTCTAGGCTTTTGTTACTGCTTTCATGTGAAGATTTCAAACTCTGGAATTCTTCATCTGTGGTTTTCAACTTGCTAGTCAACTCAGAAACCTTCCGCTTATCTTCTTCTGCCAGCATCTTCAGTTCAACTAGCTGCTCTTGAAGAAAAGTATTTTCCTTCAGAGAATTATTCAAGTCAACCTCCAGCTTTTCAAGGTGGGCTTTCAGTTTAGTTTCATCTTGTGCAAGAGAATTCACATGGGCAGACTTCTGCTTTAACTGTTCCTGTAATTCATTTAATGTTGTATCCTGCTTAACACCTTCTTCCTTCAGCCATGTTATTTCCTTGTTCATCTCTTCTTTTTCACACCCAAATAGGAGGATCTTCTGTTTCAGTTCTGCTAcctcttgttctttttcctgCAATTGGATTTCATGTATTTCCTGAAGTTCTTCAGCTTGCTGATTAAGTTTCTTTTCCCAGATTGATATGACATCATTGAGTTCTCGTTGATGAACCTCTGTAAGactttctatttgttctttttggtttgtttccagtCTTGACACTGCATCACTGATTCCAGCTGAGTTAGCCTGTGCCATTTCCAGCATTTTGGcattaaactgtttttctttctgactaAGTTCTAGAACAGTATTTTCAAGCTCTTTCTTAAGTTTGGCTTCCTGATccagtaattttttctttaacgtTTCTTGCAtctcctttgctttctgtttaattttttccatctttttttcttggtttttaaatttggttTCATATTCCTCGTTCAAAATATGAATACTGTCCTCCTTGGCTGACAATTTCTGTGTGAGtatctcaatttctttcttctgtccttctctcatttgtaaaattgcattttccttttccaccaaGATTTGCTTTGTCTGTTCCTGTTCTCTGTTACTATCTTCAAGTTTGGACTCATAGACTTGGGTTAAAGATTTTACCTTTTGCTCCATTTCACTATTCTGTTTTTCAAGTTGCTGCATTAAGTCCTGCACCTGGATTTTGTGAGCATCTAACTCAGTacaaacatctttcttttgtgtttcaaCTTCAGCTACCTGTTTGGTAAGAAGAATTCTTTCTGTTTCCAAATCCAACAACTTCTGCTGCAATTGGGCCAACTGTTCCTCATATGCTTTTGTCTGCTCATGTGTGGCACTCTGGTAAGACTGAAAAACATCCAGCTTAGCAGATGCCTGCTGGAGTTCCCCTTCAGACCTTTTAATATCTGCCTCTAAATTTTCCACATGAGTCTGATGCTCTTTCAAATGCTTGTCCTTTTCCTTCAACAGAAGCTCAAGTTGATTAATTTGATCTTTTAATGCCTTCTCAGTCCTCTGGATAGATACCTCGTGTTCTTTAATGATACTGTCAACTTGCTGCTGGTGATAATTTTTCTGTTCATCCATCTTGGCCTCTAATTCCTGCTTCATTTTATCTGTTTGATCTTTCAGAACAGAAAGTTCCTCTTCTAGCTTGTGACGGGCTTTTAATACCTCTGACAGTTCAGAAGATAATGATTCTAGTTCTGTTTGTTTCACGTCAAGCTTTTCTAAagtcttttcattcatttcttctatgTGAGCCTGGAAGAGAatctctttgtctttcaacaatgtttctttttcttgttcacaCCTTTCCCtaagtttttccatttctgtctGATATTGTTGCTTTAAGACTTGGAGTTTTTCAGTCCAAAGGGCATCGTGCTGATGCTTAAGGCTTTCCAATTCTGTCTTGTGTTTTTCAACCATGACTGTAATCTCCTTATTGTGCTTATTTTTTTCAGCTTCCAGATGAACAGCCAAATCTTttgactgatttttgttttcttgtaagcTTTTTTCCAAAGAACTTTCCAATTCAAGAATTCTCTGTTAATTAAAAACAGatgcatttttattaaagtacGTACTTACCTATTAGCAATGATACACAGACATGATGTTTACCACCTACCTGAAGatcaaaatttacataaatagcTTAACATATCATACCAAACACTAGAAAGGACAAAGAATCTGTGCTCAATTACTAAAGGAAtcaaataacaaagaaaagattatggccaggcatggtggctcacgcctgtaatcccagcagtctgggaggctgaggagggcagattacttgaagccgagagtttgagacccagcctggccaacatggtaaagccctgcctctaccaaaaaaatacaaaaattagccaggcggggtagcgtgcagctgtagtcccagctactcgggaggctgaggttggggaatcccttgaacccagcagaggctgcagtgagctgagatcgtgccactacactccagcctgggcaacaaagcaagactgtcgtgaaaaacaaacaaacaacaaaaaaaagaaaagaaaagattatatGCTTAACCCAACTTATAGTTCCAGCCtacatactattttattattctcataattttagaagaaaaagaatgtatgATTTTTCCACCTTCAAAATTATCATTTAGAAGgttcttttttcaaaaagaaggaacttacacaaattttaataaagattattattatctcatgaaaatgtaattttgaCTCTGAAGGAGTTAAGTAAGGCAGACCCACAAAATGTCAGAACTGGAAAGGTCCTAGGGTCCCAAGGAATTACTGAATATAATCTCTTCATGAGACAGGTGATGAAAttaaagtacaattaaattaaaaagctaacAAGTAGAAGACCTAGGCCTCCTAAGTGTCCATTTCACCCACCATGGAACCTTTTGTAAGTGTTAGTAATGGAAAAATTAAGGATGGTTTAGAGCTATGAGTAAGAAGTATGGCTATTATACTATCTAAATCAGAACAAAAAAGCTAACAAGTCTAAACGTCGTCAGTTTTCAAAACAGGTTGTACGTTTCAAATACTGCTAAGGAAAAGGGTCAGACAGGGTCTTTAAAATGTACACTCTGagacatatatacaaatatgttcaTTACGGGACTATGTTTAGTATGGAAAAACTGGGGAAACCAAATGCAAAACAACACACGAGTGTAATTAAACTGTGATATAAGCAGAGACTGGATTACGTTCAGGACATGGCATAAGATAAACCTGGACAAGCAGGAAGGTGCCAGAACAAGTAGTGCCTACAAAATGAGCCCACTTCCTAGACATCAAGAATGAGTACGCAAAGGAGATGCTGCAGGGTCAATGAAAAGCGGCAGACTCAGTGGCTGACAGAAATACAGCCAACTAAAGGCAGAACCAGGAGCACCATGTAATAAACAGAGCCTAAAGCCAAATCCACTCCCATGCATAGCTCACACTATCTAAAAATGAAGGGCACGTATACATAAATCTAATCCAGTAATCTTTGAAACTTTATACTGACTACAGAGATAACAAATTTTCATACGCAAATAGTTTCACAACTCCAGAATCTGAGTATCATTAAAACTTACAGTTCTGTAAGTCTCTGCTTCTTGCTGAAGGTTCCGaagtttattttcactttctatGAGGATTGCTTTTTTCTGCAACTCTAACTCTTCTAGGGCCAAAGAttcttgctgttctttttcttggCTGATCTTCAAATATTCTGATTGACTCTTTTCCTGTGCCAAAAATAATTAATACCACTTAAATGCATATAAATCTTCAGCATTTGCAAAGTACTTCCCCAGGAatcattcatttcttttgctctgcacccagccctgttGGATAGGTAATGTCATCATCTCTCTCCTCCCATGCTCTAGTCTACAGAAACAAGGCACTATGGCTTTTCCAGTGGGGTAATTGCCACAATTACTACTGATATGAAAAATTTTGTTCCAATAACCCCACTATGTCTGCTATTTTTCCACTACTTAAATGttttacaaaacactgctgaatgTGAAAGGTCACCAGAGTTCGGTATTTCTACTCTAGGTCTAGAAACTAGATTTAAGTTTATACAGTTTGTGAGTAATACCTCATTTAGAAAGGGATCCCACATGGAAAATCAAATTGAAATCAGAAGATAACTTGTGAATATATGGGTAAGATCAAGACAATATCTATAAAACAAAGCTACATTGGTTCTACCACCCTATCAATTCTTAAAAGCTTCTCTGATTGTCCTTACCATGTATCAATATTCAATTTAAAGTGTTTAGTGTTTTGAGAAGAGAAGCTTTAGAGAGTATTTTTAACGGTCGATTAAcatattaaatgttaatttcttaattgaaCTCCAATTAAGACAAGTGTACTTATCTATACCTATTGCTTAGAGCAGATATTGCCAACAGCAATACTTTCAGTTCACTGTACTCAAGTAAAGTGCACTACTTTAATTAAGGAAAAATTTTGTACCATATTATGAGTAGGTTGATAAGAAAATATTAGTTTCCATagcactgattttaaaatatccatttaaatatattatttaatgtaaactatattttaaatatatctctaCATGCCCATAAAGGAGGAAATTTTAATAGTCCACTGAATTAAGAAACGGGCAGGCACAGGTACCCACACATGTGTATATGAAGGCTGGCTCAGTGTCCCCAAAGGTCAATTACTCCAGCATGAAAACTCAGAGTAGGTCCTCATGACAGGAATTTTTAGTGCTATTTATTTCCcactttgtttcttaattttttgcccctatttttaatttatgttgtaCTGTTACAGTTTATTCTTGTAAAATGCTTTAATTCTTTTCTGgatcaacaaagaaaacaagtatGTGGCCATATATGTGTAAATTTCATGACCATAGACACCCAATCATACTGTAAATCCATGTGCCCCCACAGAGCAGATTAGAGAACTTGTTAACTCAATTCAAGAATCACTGCTGCTAGCAATTCTCGGGGCCCCAGAAGCAACTAAGAGTGAAAACAACAATATATGTAAGAAAGAAGATTAAAATCTAAAATCCTATTTATTATCCTTTTACACTGAAAGTATTTTTGAGTTACACATATTATCTTATGGATAATAACTTCATACAAAAACATATTACATTTTAGTCACTAACACTTTTTTATGGCAACTTATGTAAAAGGctttcataagtgaagaaaaatattttttgttttaaactttcaaattatgctattttaaaaaatctttcagcAAAAATCTCAATCtgcttttctggtttttgttagttcaggaagtttttaaatttaactctATTTTTTAAGCCATCATATGGACTGAAAATTAGTACTGAAATTAttccacttaaaataaaaattacttggccatttttatttcttcttctgtaaaatgcaaCTCAGCCAAAATTTTCTCAGACTTGAGCTCTGGGTACACTCAGTCTGATGAGATTTTTGACATTGTTCTTGAATTATGCACTCTCTTCTTAAATTATGCAGTCACTAGTTCAATTAATCtatcttctccttttcttgtCCCTAATCATAGCCTACTGTCAGGTGGGAGCGACGGATAaacaaactgcttaatgaaagtTTGTCAGTTATAGTGAATATTGACAAcgaaagagaaatataaatattgaaagaaattgttaaaaattttttaaatggtttaaaaagaaagtgtggccaagcacagtggctcacacctgtaatcccaacactttgggaggccaatgtgggtggataacttgaggttaggagctcaagaccagcctggccaacatggtgaaaccccatatctactaaaaataaaaaataaaaataaaaaaattcgctgagcttggtggtgtgcacctgcagtcccagttacttctgaggctgaggcaggggaatcacttgaactggggagatggagattatgcaggctgcagtgagccgagatctcaccactgcactccagcctaggcgatagagcgagactccatctcggaaaaaaaaagaaagaaagaaagagtgttAGATcagtaaatttaattttcacacaATACCAAGCTAATAAGCTCTGACAGCTTGCCTACTCCCTATCCTCTCTTTATACCCAAAAGTCAAGGCTGCCAGTAGTCTGACCTCCAACAGGAATGCAACGGTGAGAGGATGATAACTTTGTAACTCTGAGAAGTATAtctagagcagaaaaaaaaaaaaaaataggcactTACAAGAGCTACTTTCATTTGCTCCTGAAATTCCCTTTCTCGGGTCTGAAGCTTCTTGGTCAGTTCCTGCTCTTTTCTGGCCAGCTCCTTTTCATGAAGCTTCTGTAGCTTAGCAATTTGTTCTTCTGAGGATTTCTGAAAATGAGCCAAATAGATAATATAAGGACACCcagaataaaatatgtaactCCACAACTAAATACTATTATAATTTACTCAAACTAATaactttttaagaagaaaaaaatcatattcctCCTAAAACACATTTCCTGCACAGATCAAAGTCATCAAAGCCATGATAGTTAAAAGAATAACCagtaattttcttcttattttaagaTAAGTGCTGCTGCTGCAATAGACTTCATTTCCACATCTTGCAGGGATGTTCCCTACAAGTCAGGATAGGGGAGCACAGCTGAGGAATAAGGATGCTCTCAGAGAGGGCACTACACTGGTGAAGGTGCGCCCTGGATGCACCAATCAAATTATGCCCAGCTTTCCAGGCTTGTACTATTTATTAAAAGGTACaggccttgttcttttttttggatAGGAAACCTCAATCTCATAAAAATGTCAAATCTCCTTATATAAATCtaaaaagttaatatacaaaaaaaaaaaccagaatgggGGAGCCCACTGGACAAAATAAACATGGAAGAATAACAAACACTATTCCAAGAAATAAGAGTAATAATAAGAAACTACCAAATAGCATATTATAAAATTAGAGTAAACAGCTGCACACGGTCAGACAAAGCAATAGAACAGTacagagaatgaaggaaaaaaaacctcACATTTAATACTTTAATAATTTAGTATGTATTAAAGATAACgtgggcggggcatggtggcttatgcctgtaatcccagcactttgggaggccaaggcaggagaagagtttgagctcaggagttcaagactggcctggacaaaatagggagacccagtctctacaaaaaaaacaaacaaaaaaagaagataatatggCATATCGGAGGGAAAAATGTGGATTACTAAATAAATGATTTGGAGACCATTTGGTAGCCATCTGGGAAAAATCTAAGTTGAATCCTTACCTCACTCCTTACactaaataaat from Piliocolobus tephrosceles isolate RC106 chromosome 2, ASM277652v3, whole genome shotgun sequence encodes:
- the GOLGA4 gene encoding golgin subfamily A member 4 isoform X3, whose translation is MFKKLKQKISEEQQQLQQTLAPGQASSNSSTPTRTRSRTSSFTEQLDEGTPNRENASTHASKSSDSVNGSEPSIPQAGDIQSFAQKLQLRVPSVESLFRSPIKESLFRSSSKESLVRTSSRESLNRLDLDSSTANFDPPSDMDSEAEDLVGNSDSLNKEQLIQRLRRMERSLSSYRGKYSELVTAYQMLQREKKKLQGILSQSQDKSLRRIAELREELQMDQQAKKHLQEEFDASLEEKDQYISVLQTQVSLLKQRLRNGPMNVDVLKPLPQLEPQAEFLTKEENPESDVEPVVEDGTSAKTLETLQQRVKRQENLLKRCKETIQSHKEQCTLLTSEKEALQEQLDERLQELEKIKDLHMAEKTKLITQLRDAKNLIEQLEQDKGMVIAETKRQMHETLEMKEEEIAQLRSRIKQMTTQGEELREQKEKSERAAFEELEKALSTAQKTEEARRKLKAEMDEQIKTIEKTSEEERISLQQELSRVKQEKSSEEQIAKLQKLHEKELARKEQELTKKLQTREREFQEQMKVALEKSQSEYLKISQEKEQQESLALEELELQKKAILIESENKLRNLQQEAETYRTRILELESSLEKSLQENKNQSKDLAVHLEAEKNKHNKEITVMVEKHKTELESLKHQHDALWTEKLQVLKQQYQTEMEKLRERCEQEKETLLKDKEILFQAHIEEMNEKTLEKLDVKQTELESLSSELSEVLKARHKLEEELSVLKDQTDKMKQELEAKMDEQKNYHQQQVDSIIKEHEVSIQRTEKALKDQINQLELLLKEKDKHLKEHQTHVENLEADIKRSEGELQQASAKLDVFQSYQSATHEQTKAYEEQLAQLQQKLLDLETERILLTKQVAEVETQKKDVCTELDAHKIQVQDLMQQLEKQNSEMEQKVKSLTQVYESKLEDSNREQEQTKQILVEKENAILQMREGQKKEIEILTQKLSAKEDSIHILNEEYETKFKNQEKKMEKIKQKAKEMQETLKKKLLDQEAKLKKELENTVLELSQKEKQFNAKMLEMAQANSAGISDAVSRLETNQKEQIESLTEVHQRELNDVISIWEKKLNQQAEELQEIHEIQLQEKEQEVAELKQKILLFGCEKEEMNKEITWLKEEGVKQDTTLNELQEQLKQKSAHVNSLAQDETKLKAHLEKLEVDLNNSLKENTFLQEQLVELKMLAEEDKRKVSELTSKLKTTDEEFQSLKSSHESSNKSLEDKSLEFKKLSEELAIQLDICCKKTEALLEAKTNELINISSSKTNAILSRISHCQHHTTKVKEALLIKTCTVSELEAQLRQLTEEQNALNISFQQATHQLEEKENQIKSMKADIESLLTEKEALQKEGGNQQQAASEKESCITQLKKELSENINAVTLMKEELKEKKIEISSLSKQLTDLNVQLQNSISLSEKEAAISSLRKQYDEEKHELLDQVQDLSLKVDTLSKEKISALEQVDHWSNKFSEWKKKAQSRFTQHQNTIKELQIQLELKLKEAHEKDEKINLLKEDLDQQNKRFDCLKGEMEDKKSKMEKKECNLETELKTQTARIVELEDHITQKTIEIETLNEVLKNYNQQKDIEHEELVQKLQHFQELGEEKDNRVKEAEEKILTLENQVYSMKAELETKKKELEHVNLSVKSKEEELKALEDRLESESAAKLAELKKKAEQKIAAIKKQLLSQMEEKEEQYKKGTESHLSELNTKLQEKEREVHILEEKLKSVESSQSETLIVPRSAKNVAACTGQESDSQGCMQKTHEEKISILQRNLTEKEKLLPRVGQEKEETVSSHSEMQCKYQELLIKLEHAEAKQHEDQVMIGHLQEELEEKNKKYSLIVSQHVEEEGCKNNIQAKQNLENVFDDVQKILQEKELSCQILEQKIKELDSCLVRQKEVHRVEMEALTSKYEKLQALQQMDGKNKPTELLEENTDEKSKSHLVQPKLLSNMEAQHNDLEFKLAGAEREKQKLGKEIVRLQKDLRMLRKEHQQELEILKKEYEQEREEKIKQEQEDLELKHNSTLKQLMREFNTQLAQKEQELEMTIKETINKAQEVEAELLESHQEETNQLLKKIAEKDDDLKRTAKRYEEILDAREEEMTTKVMDLQTQLEELQKKYQQKLEQEENPGNDNVTIMELQTQLAQKTTLISDSKLKEQEFREQIHNLEDRLKKYEKNVYATTVGTPYKGGNLYHTDVSLFGEPTEFEYLRKVLFEYMMGRETKTMAKVITTVLKFPDDQTQKILEREDARLMFTSPRSGIF